A single genomic interval of bacterium harbors:
- the secA gene encoding preprotein translocase subunit SecA, translating to MIGNILTKVFGSKTERELKGLWPKVQAINALEPQMKALSDQDLRNKTAEFKERLAKGQTLDDLLVEAFAVVREAAQRTIGQRHFDVQLIGGMVLHAGKIAEMKTGEGKTLVGTLPVYLNALAGKGVHVVTVNDFLAERDSHGRGDFKGMANIYSFLGLTTGVIKHGMDHEERKGAYNCDITFGTNNELGFDYLRDNMATSMDHVVQRDLNYAIVDEVDSILVDEARTPLIISGPSEESTDLYYKIDRIIPSLKAGKDNDYDTEEKTRAVFLTESGVRHVEKLLQVDNLYDPKNVQLVHHVQQALKAHVIFKKDVDYIVKDGEVVIVDEFTGRLMQGRRYSDGLHQALEAKEKVKIEAENQTLATITFQNFFRMYKKLAGMTGTAETEAAEFKEIYNLDVLTIPTHRPMVRVDEPDAVYRSVREKYDAIAKDIEELHKKGQPVLVGTVSIEKNEMLSAMLKKRGIKHEVLNAKFHERESDIIALAGRPGGVTIATNMAGRGTDIKLGPGMSELGGLAVFGTERHESRRIDNQLRGRSGRQGDPGLSRFYVSLEDDLMRIFGSDKLKDWMTRLGMEEGEVIQHPWVSKSIERAQKAVEAHNFDIRKHLLEYDDVMNKQREVIYRERNRVLRQNDIRSHMLEVLEDVAVIGVEAHIPEKADTDKWDFEGLHKWFQGIFQTPLDWQKENLVRLDRDALFAAMKDEILKAYEAKEKALTPQVMRTLERAILLQVVDNQWKDHLLSMDHLKEGIGRQGYGGKDPLIEYKREGFELFREMVGRIKEETLKLLFLVQGVRSVDDLFPTGEFKNIREEHPDFDPRAAAQATRAQAPQPMGMLGGNVAPGFGGPPPGYDEWEAQGSQPREQVKIAPIRRDEPKVGRNDPCWCGSGKKYKKCHGA from the coding sequence TTGATCGGCAATATCCTCACCAAGGTCTTCGGCAGCAAGACGGAGCGCGAATTGAAGGGCCTCTGGCCCAAGGTCCAGGCCATCAACGCCCTGGAACCCCAAATGAAGGCCCTCTCCGACCAGGACCTCCGCAACAAGACCGCCGAGTTCAAGGAACGCCTGGCCAAGGGCCAGACCCTGGACGACCTGCTCGTCGAGGCCTTCGCGGTGGTGCGGGAAGCCGCCCAGCGCACCATCGGCCAGCGGCACTTCGACGTCCAGCTCATCGGCGGCATGGTGCTCCACGCGGGGAAGATCGCCGAGATGAAGACCGGGGAAGGGAAGACCCTGGTGGGGACCCTGCCCGTCTACCTCAACGCCCTCGCGGGCAAGGGCGTCCATGTGGTGACCGTCAACGACTTCCTGGCCGAACGGGACAGCCACGGCCGGGGCGACTTCAAGGGCATGGCCAACATCTACAGCTTCCTGGGGCTCACCACGGGCGTCATCAAGCACGGGATGGACCATGAGGAACGCAAGGGCGCCTACAACTGCGACATCACCTTCGGCACGAACAACGAACTGGGCTTCGACTACCTCAGGGACAACATGGCCACCTCCATGGACCACGTGGTCCAGCGCGACCTCAACTACGCCATCGTGGACGAGGTGGACAGCATCCTGGTGGACGAGGCCCGCACGCCCCTGATCATCTCGGGGCCCAGCGAGGAATCCACCGACCTCTACTATAAGATCGACCGCATCATCCCCTCCCTCAAGGCGGGCAAGGACAACGACTACGACACCGAGGAAAAGACCCGGGCGGTCTTCCTGACCGAATCGGGCGTCCGCCACGTGGAGAAACTGCTGCAGGTGGACAACCTCTACGACCCCAAGAACGTCCAGTTGGTCCACCACGTCCAACAGGCCCTCAAGGCCCACGTCATCTTCAAGAAGGACGTGGACTACATCGTGAAGGACGGCGAGGTCGTCATCGTCGACGAGTTCACCGGCCGCCTCATGCAGGGCCGCCGCTATTCGGACGGATTGCACCAGGCCCTGGAGGCCAAGGAGAAGGTCAAGATCGAGGCCGAGAACCAGACCCTGGCCACCATCACCTTCCAGAACTTCTTCCGCATGTACAAGAAACTGGCCGGCATGACCGGGACCGCCGAGACCGAGGCCGCCGAGTTCAAGGAGATCTACAACCTGGACGTGCTCACCATCCCCACGCACCGCCCCATGGTGCGCGTGGACGAGCCCGACGCGGTCTACCGGTCGGTGCGCGAGAAGTACGACGCCATCGCCAAGGACATCGAGGAGCTCCACAAGAAGGGCCAGCCGGTCCTGGTGGGGACGGTCTCCATCGAGAAGAACGAGATGCTCTCGGCCATGCTCAAGAAGCGGGGCATCAAGCACGAGGTCCTCAACGCCAAGTTCCATGAGCGGGAATCGGACATCATCGCCCTGGCCGGCCGGCCCGGCGGGGTCACCATCGCCACCAACATGGCGGGCCGCGGGACCGACATCAAGCTGGGGCCCGGTATGAGCGAGTTGGGGGGGCTGGCCGTCTTCGGCACCGAGCGCCACGAGAGCCGCCGCATCGACAACCAGCTGCGGGGCCGTTCCGGCCGCCAGGGCGACCCGGGCCTCTCCCGTTTCTACGTGTCCCTCGAGGACGACCTGATGCGCATCTTCGGGTCCGACAAGCTCAAGGATTGGATGACGCGCCTCGGCATGGAGGAGGGGGAGGTCATCCAGCATCCCTGGGTCTCCAAGTCCATCGAACGGGCCCAAAAGGCCGTGGAAGCCCACAACTTCGACATCCGCAAACACCTGCTCGAATACGACGACGTGATGAACAAGCAGCGGGAGGTCATCTACCGGGAACGCAACCGGGTCCTGCGCCAGAACGACATCCGCTCCCACATGCTGGAGGTGCTGGAGGACGTGGCGGTGATCGGCGTGGAGGCCCACATCCCCGAAAAAGCCGACACGGACAAGTGGGACTTCGAGGGGCTCCACAAGTGGTTCCAGGGCATCTTCCAGACGCCGTTGGACTGGCAGAAGGAGAACCTGGTCCGCCTGGACCGGGACGCCCTTTTCGCGGCCATGAAGGACGAGATCCTCAAGGCCTATGAGGCCAAAGAGAAGGCGCTCACCCCCCAGGTCATGCGTACCCTGGAGCGGGCCATCCTCCTGCAGGTCGTGGACAACCAGTGGAAGGACCACCTGCTTTCCATGGACCACTTGAAGGAAGGCATCGGCCGGCAAGGCTACGGCGGCAAGGACCCATTGATCGAGTACAAACGCGAGGGCTTCGAGCTCTTCCGGGAGATGGTGGGCCGCATCAAGGAAGAGACCCTCAAACTGCTCTTCCTGGTGCAGGGCGTGCGCTCGGTCGATGACCTTTTCCCGACCGGCGAGTTCAAGAACATCCGGGAAGAGCATCCGGATTTCGACCCCCGCGCCGCCGCCCAGGCCACCCGGGCCCAGGCGCCCCAACCCATGGGCATGCTGGGCGGCAACGTGGCCCCCGGTTTCGGCGGACCCCCTCCGGGCTACGACGAATGGGAAGCCCAGGGCAGCCAGCCCCGGGAACAGGTGAAGATCGCCCCCATCCGCCGCGACGAGCCCAAGGTCGGGCGTAACGACCCCTGCTGGTGCGGTTCTGGCAAAAAGTATAAGAAGTGTCACGGGGCCTAG
- a CDS encoding SEC-C metal-binding domain-containing protein: protein MPREWCKVGRNDPCWCGSGKKYKKCHGA from the coding sequence ATTCCAAGGGAATGGTGCAAGGTCGGGCGTAACGACCCCTGCTGGTGCGGGAGCGGGAAGAAGTACAAGAAATGCCATGGAGCGTAA
- a CDS encoding peptide-binding protein, giving the protein MNRNSSLILAVLAAILLAGCSHKDPKIYAQGGPVADGDTLIESSIGDAKTLNPVLMDESAGGDIVALVFNGLLRYNEKMELEPCLAEKWKVSKDGKTITYNLRHGVKFHDGVEMTAEDVVFTYKVFSDPTVNTPYGADYQYIKSVEAEGLYTVKVTYKKAFAPALTNTFSSILPKHLLEGKDINKDDDFNRHPIGTGPYKFKEWKTAQQIVLEANPDYWEGKPHIKRFIMRIIPDQSSEFLSLLKGEIDGMGAWTSGGLTPEQYARQTDTPKFTDYYDKFRTDQFVYVYVGWNLENPLFQDVRVRKALTMAIDRQSIIQNVVYGLGSICTGPFVPQSWACDKDVKPYPFDVEGAKKVLAEAGWKPGADGILHKTIQGKDTPFRFKLYTNQGNVSRERIATIVQQQLKQVGIDCSPQIMEWTTLLNEYINKRKYDAMVMGWQFGPEPDCYLSWHSSQMGEHQYNMVDYKNRTVDSLLVQGRTTLDPAKRARIYHRIHRILHDDVAATFLYVPNSLPALHKRFKGVEVNPNGIGWHPERWYVPADQQKYAQ; this is encoded by the coding sequence ATGAACCGTAACTCTTCGTTGATCCTGGCGGTTTTAGCGGCCATCCTTCTGGCCGGCTGCTCCCATAAGGACCCCAAGATCTACGCCCAGGGCGGCCCGGTGGCCGACGGGGACACCCTCATTGAATCCTCCATCGGCGACGCCAAGACCCTGAACCCGGTCCTCATGGACGAAAGCGCGGGCGGGGACATCGTCGCCTTGGTCTTCAACGGCCTCCTGCGTTACAACGAAAAGATGGAATTGGAGCCTTGCCTGGCCGAGAAGTGGAAGGTCTCCAAGGACGGCAAGACCATCACCTATAACCTGCGCCATGGCGTCAAGTTCCACGACGGCGTGGAGATGACGGCGGAGGACGTGGTCTTCACCTACAAGGTCTTCTCGGACCCGACGGTGAACACCCCCTATGGGGCCGATTACCAGTACATCAAGTCGGTGGAGGCCGAGGGCCTCTACACGGTCAAGGTGACCTACAAGAAGGCCTTCGCCCCCGCCCTGACGAACACCTTTTCCTCCATCCTTCCCAAGCATCTTTTGGAAGGGAAGGACATCAATAAGGACGACGATTTCAACCGGCACCCCATCGGCACCGGGCCCTACAAGTTCAAGGAGTGGAAGACCGCCCAGCAGATCGTGCTGGAGGCCAACCCGGACTATTGGGAGGGCAAACCCCATATCAAGCGTTTCATCATGCGGATCATCCCGGACCAGTCCTCCGAGTTCCTGAGCCTGCTCAAGGGCGAGATCGACGGCATGGGCGCCTGGACCAGCGGGGGACTGACGCCCGAGCAGTACGCCCGGCAGACCGACACCCCGAAGTTCACCGACTACTACGACAAATTCCGCACCGACCAGTTCGTCTACGTCTATGTCGGCTGGAACCTGGAGAACCCGCTCTTCCAGGATGTGAGGGTCCGCAAGGCCCTGACCATGGCCATCGACCGCCAGAGCATCATCCAGAACGTGGTCTATGGACTGGGGAGCATCTGCACCGGTCCCTTCGTGCCCCAGTCCTGGGCCTGCGATAAGGACGTGAAGCCCTATCCCTTCGACGTGGAGGGGGCCAAGAAGGTCCTGGCGGAAGCCGGTTGGAAGCCCGGCGCCGACGGCATCCTGCACAAGACCATCCAGGGCAAGGACACCCCCTTCCGGTTCAAGCTCTATACCAACCAGGGCAACGTCAGCCGGGAGCGCATCGCCACGATCGTCCAGCAGCAGCTCAAGCAGGTGGGCATCGATTGTTCCCCCCAGATCATGGAATGGACCACCCTGCTGAACGAATACATCAACAAGCGCAAATACGACGCCATGGTCATGGGCTGGCAGTTCGGCCCGGAGCCCGACTGTTACCTTTCCTGGCACTCCTCCCAGATGGGCGAACACCAGTACAACATGGTCGACTACAAGAACCGCACGGTGGACTCGCTGCTGGTGCAGGGCCGGACCACCCTGGACCCGGCCAAACGGGCGCGCATCTACCACCGGATCCACCGGATCCTCCACGACGACGTGGCCGCCACTTTCCTTTATGTCCCCAACTCGCTGCCGGCGCTGCACAAGCGCTTCAAGGGGGTGGAGGTCAACCCGAACGGGATCGGTTGGCACCCGGAGCGGTGGTACGTGCCCGCCGACCAGCAGAAATACGCCCAATAG
- a CDS encoding ABC transporter permease, giving the protein MRNYLLRRLLVMVPMVLGISILTFAILQLSPGDPASLSVSLNSKIDPGYITKLRASYGLDQPVYVQYGHWLQGMLTLNFGNSFMDGRPVSTVIAERLPATLLLSGLSEVLLFLVAVPLGVMAAYYRGSWLDRFLTLFSFAGFAMPTFWLALMLMLIFGVHLGWLPVSGMTSVGSEYLPWYGRIGDLALHLILPLVVTTYGGLASVSRYARTSMLEVIRQDYIRTARAKGLSEFQVVFKHALPNALIPIITLLGLSLPALIGGSFIIETIFAWPGMGRLGFEAIMSRNYTLVMGIGTISAILTLLGNLLADIGYALADPRVRYE; this is encoded by the coding sequence ATGCGTAACTACCTCCTGCGCCGTCTGCTGGTCATGGTGCCCATGGTGCTGGGCATCTCCATCCTTACCTTCGCCATCCTCCAGCTTTCCCCCGGCGACCCGGCCTCCCTCTCGGTGAGCCTGAACTCCAAGATCGATCCCGGCTACATCACCAAACTGCGGGCGTCCTACGGCCTGGACCAGCCGGTCTATGTCCAATACGGCCATTGGCTCCAGGGGATGCTGACGCTCAACTTCGGCAATTCCTTCATGGACGGGCGTCCGGTCTCCACGGTCATCGCCGAAAGGCTCCCGGCCACCCTGCTCCTGTCCGGTCTCTCCGAGGTCCTGTTGTTCCTCGTGGCCGTGCCCCTGGGGGTGATGGCGGCCTATTACCGGGGAAGCTGGCTGGACCGGTTCCTGACCCTGTTCTCCTTCGCCGGATTCGCCATGCCGACCTTCTGGCTGGCCCTGATGCTCATGCTCATCTTCGGGGTCCATCTGGGCTGGCTTCCCGTCTCGGGCATGACGAGCGTGGGGTCCGAATATCTCCCTTGGTACGGGAGGATCGGGGACCTGGCCCTGCACCTCATCCTTCCGCTCGTCGTCACCACCTATGGCGGGCTGGCCTCGGTCTCCCGTTACGCCCGCACCTCCATGCTCGAGGTCATCCGGCAGGACTACATCCGCACCGCCCGGGCCAAGGGCCTTTCCGAATTCCAGGTGGTCTTCAAGCACGCCCTCCCCAACGCCCTGATCCCCATCATCACGCTGCTGGGCCTCTCCTTGCCCGCCCTCATCGGGGGCAGTTTCATCATCGAGACCATCTTCGCCTGGCCCGGGATGGGCCGCCTGGGCTTCGAGGCCATCATGTCGCGCAACTACACCCTGGTCATGGGCATCGGCACCATTTCGGCGATCCTCACCCTGCTGGGGAACCTCCTGGCGGACATCGGTTATGCCCTGGCCGACCCGAGGGTGCGCTATGAATAG
- the nikC gene encoding nickel transporter permease — translation MNRVLRTMGRHKLVAVGGLLVGFLVLTALTAQWIAPYDPNLQVLSDRLLPPGAHHWLGTDQYGRDILSRLFYSSRISLSVGLVAVSIYVLIGTTVGAVAGYYGGLVDGLLMRFTDIVLCIPTFLLILMVVAFVGPSIVNIMVVIGLTSWTDVARLVRGEVLSLKEREFIQAARVIGAGDVRIIFRHLLPNALGPILVVATLGIGGAILTESALSYLGLGVQPPTPSWGNMLEEGKEHLTDAWWLITFPGLAIFFTVLGYNLLGEGLRDYLDPRLRGSDRNG, via the coding sequence ATGAATAGGGTCCTGCGGACGATGGGACGGCACAAGCTGGTGGCCGTCGGCGGGCTCCTGGTGGGGTTCCTGGTGCTCACGGCCCTGACGGCCCAATGGATCGCGCCCTACGACCCGAACCTGCAGGTCCTTTCCGACCGGCTCCTCCCTCCCGGGGCCCATCATTGGCTGGGTACGGACCAGTACGGCCGGGACATCCTCTCCCGCCTCTTCTACAGTTCCCGCATCTCCCTTTCGGTGGGGTTGGTGGCGGTCTCCATCTATGTGCTGATCGGGACCACCGTGGGGGCGGTGGCGGGCTACTACGGGGGGCTGGTGGACGGGCTCCTCATGCGCTTCACCGACATCGTGTTGTGCATCCCCACCTTCCTGCTGATCCTGATGGTGGTGGCCTTCGTGGGGCCCAGCATCGTGAACATCATGGTGGTCATCGGGCTGACCTCCTGGACCGACGTGGCCCGGTTGGTGCGCGGGGAGGTCCTTTCGCTCAAGGAACGGGAATTCATCCAGGCGGCCCGGGTCATCGGGGCCGGCGACGTGCGCATCATTTTCCGCCATCTCCTGCCCAACGCCCTGGGGCCCATCCTGGTCGTGGCCACCTTGGGCATCGGCGGGGCCATCCTCACCGAATCGGCCCTTTCCTACCTGGGCCTGGGGGTCCAGCCGCCCACCCCCAGCTGGGGCAACATGCTGGAGGAAGGGAAGGAGCATCTGACCGACGCCTGGTGGCTCATCACCTTCCCGGGGCTGGCCATCTTCTTCACCGTGCTGGGCTATAACCTGCTGGGCGAGGGCCTGCGGGACTACCTGGACCCCCGCCTGCGGGGTAGTGACCGCAACGGCTGA